From a region of the Mytilus galloprovincialis chromosome 3, xbMytGall1.hap1.1, whole genome shotgun sequence genome:
- the LOC143066804 gene encoding L-fucono-1,5-lactonase-like, giving the protein MAYVDTHFHIWELDRFDYSWPTKDDKTLFKNFQIEELEEAVKATPVKYAVFVQCLNNKPEEAKWVMELAKNHSIIKGVVAGLDLTSSDLPKVLDDMQQNQLFKGCRHILDFEDEKWITREDVFQGLKVLEDRGLTFDLLLRPHLLKYIPDLIRRLPKLKFVVDHIAKPYVKDGKMSPWKEEIASIAEFPNVWCKISGLVNEGDLINWKKEDFQPYVDHVIRCFGIDRCMYGSDWPVCSQAGCKYVDVYSLLNDLLPSLSDEDKEKMFKENGRKFYSL; this is encoded by the coding sequence ATGGCATACGTAGACACCCACTTTCATATTTGGGAGTTGGATAGATTTGATTATTCATGGCCGACAAAAGATGACAAAACTCTTTTCAAGAATTTTCAAATAGAAGAACTAGAAGAAGCGGTAAAAGCTACCCCTGTAAAATATGCTGTATTTGTACAATGTTTGAACAACAAACCAGAGGAAGCAAAATGGGTAATGGAACTTGCAAAGAACCATAGTATCATAAAGGGTGTTGTAGCAGGCCTTGATCTTACCAGTTCTGATCTACCAAAGGTATTGGATGACATGCAGCAAAATCAGCTGTTCAAAGGATGTCGACACATTCTAGATTTCGAGGATGAGAAGTGGATAACTCGCGAAGATGTTTTTCAGGGATTAAAAGTTCTCGAGGACAGAGGACTGACATTTGACCTACTACTGAGGCCACATTTGCTAAAGTATATTCCGGACCTTATAAGACGTttgccaaaattaaaatttgttgttGATCATATCGCTAAACCCTACGTCAAAGATGGAAAAATGTCGCCTTGGAAAGAGGAAATAGCATCCATTGCAGAGTTTCCTAATGTATGGTGTAAAATATCTGGACTAGTAAATGAAGGAGATCTAATTAATTGGAAGAAAGAAGATTTTCAACCATATGTTGACCACGTAATCCGATGTTTTGGTATAGACCGTTGTATGTATGGTTCGGATTGGCCAGTGTGTTCACAAGCTGGTTGTAAATATGTGGATGTATACAGCTTATTAAATGATTTATTGCCATCCCTTTCTGATgaagataaagaaaaaatgttCAAAGAAAATGGCCGGaagttttattcattatag